The nucleotide sequence GGGGAAGGGCTCCAAGAGAAGAGACAAACCTTTGAACAGGGTAGAGCCTCCTGAGAGGACAATGTTGGAGAAAAGCGTGCGCCGCAGGTCCATGTCTGACTTCTGAATGGCGAACACCAGGACCTCGTGGATGCCTTCACTCTCCTCTCCAATCAAATCTGGCCTGAAGAGCAACTCAGGGGCCCGGAATCGGGAAGGACCAATCTGCAGGTAGGAGGGCCAGCTGAAGAGGTCGGAGCTGGGACCAAGGTCCCTTTGGGAGTGGGAATGGAAGACGCCCCTCTGCATGTCACTTAGTAACTGGGTGGCTATGAAGGCCAGGCTCAAGACAGACTCTACATGTCAAGGGCTTAAAGGAACAAAGATAGGCCTCATGGAAACTAGTGAGGGGAGGCTCCTATATTTCCTTCTCGCTCTGGCATTTTCCAGCCAAGAGGTCTTTGGCATCAGTACATGGATTTATTTGCTCATGGAAATGTCTTCCTAGCAATGGGGGTTCAAGGGAGTGGTAACTCACCCTACACTGCACCTAGGTGTGGTGAAGGATGGCACTAACCATCCCACTTCCTAATCTCATACTGATGTGGGACAATCCCTTAGGAGCTTCCTCCCCTCTAGCGGGAGGGAGCAAAGTTCTGGCTGCCTCCTCTGCAGGAGACAGGGCCACTCATGCTCAGGAGCTCTGCTGCTCCAGAGAGAGGGTGTAAGGctggggtgtccaatcttttggcttccctgggccacattggaagaataattgtcttgggccacacataatatacactaacactaatgacagctgctgagctaaaaaaaaaaaaactgcaaaagaatctcataatgttttaagaaagtttacgactTTGTGTTGGGCCTTACtgaaagccatcctgggccacgtGCAGCCCATGGGCCaggggttggacaagcttggtgtaAAGGGACTGGCCTGCCAGACTCCAGACCCTGATGGAGAATTCTGGTTGGGCCCAGAGCTTTTGTGGACCTAAGGGGACCGAAGAAAGAAGGCAGGCCACCTACCTCAATGGTGCTGCCATCAGGCAGGTAGTACTGAGCTTTCTCTGTCTCTAGCGTCTCATCCTTTTGGGGGTTTATGGATAGGTAACAGGCTCTCTGCAGATCCAAGCAAGACAGTCAGGCTGGCAGGAAATCTGGTGCACATCCAGTCAAAGGCCCAGGGGAGGAATGTGCTGCTGCACAAACCTGTCTAAACGTTGTGATGGCCCCAATGGTCACTATAGCTGCTGCCCAGAAGCAGGGGCAGTGAGGTCTCTGTTGGCCTTCACTGGGTGGCATTTAGCATATGAGTTCTTAACCGCTCCACCTTCCTGATGGGCAAGCTTGGAAACTTGGCCCCTGGATCCTAGGTCTGAGACCACAACCTAAGTTCAGCCCAGGCCCAGGCATCTTTCTCCTTCTACCACTCATATGGTTCTGGTCCTACCCAGCTCGAGTTTTCCCTATAGCCACAGGTGGCAGGAGGTTTCAGTTTACTTACAAAgacaaatgttttaaatgtattatgaCTTCTTCAaggatgttaaaaaaataaaaataaaaaaaccaggagtgggcgcggtagctcatgctgcaattctagcactttgggaggctgaggcgggcagatcacttgtggtcaggagtttgagaccagcctgatcaacatggtgaaaccatgtctctgctaaaaatacaaaaattagtggggtgtggtggcaggcacctataatcccagctacttgggaggctgaggcaggattcaagtgattgcttgaacccgggaggcagaggttacagtgagccgagatcacaccattgcactgcagcctgggcgacagagcgagactccatctcagaaacaaaacaaaatgaaacaaaaccaaaccctaTGTAATTTGCATATAAGGTATAAAAAACATACTGAGCCCCTATGTAGCCAACACCCAACTGAAGAAATGGAAGCAGCTCCCTTTCCCCCAACAAGATGGCAGCACGTCAGGAAGGCGAATCTGTCAGTGTGACGTAGGGGAGACCTGGCTGGGAAGAGCAAGGCCTCGCCAGGGACCCCCAGGCAGGTGCTTTGCCTGGCTTCACTGGCAGGTCACCAAGGTCCTGGGTGCTATGCTCCCAACCCCCACTCCATCCCTAGGCCCAGGGGGCAGCACTTACTTCTTTTATGGCCTTGACAATCTCAAACTCAGAGGATGAGTGGAAATCGTAGCCCTCCTTACGCAGGTAGAGGCGCAGGAAGCGAGAGACGTCCCGGCCCGCGATGTCGATGCGCATGATGGAGTGGGGCATGGCAAAGCCCTCATAGATGGGCACAGCATGGGTGACTCCATCCCCAGAATCCAGCACCACCCCTGTGGTCCTGCCTGTAGCATAACTGAAGCAAAGGGGCAAACCGTCACTCAGCACTGCCTCCTCACGCTGGGAAGAAATACACTTCTTTATTTAGGGTTCAATGTCAGCTAATCTAAAGCTTGGGCCTGCCTCTCTCCAGGGTCTGTAGAATGGACTGGGTACTAAGGAAGCCCGGGTGTTGGAGCAAGCCATGAAATACCTGAATGGAAGGAGCTGATCTTCTCCAAGTTCCCTCCCCGTACCCAGAAGAGTAGGCCTTCCTGTCTGAGATGGCCTGGCCTTCAGCTGCTTCAGAGACCCAGCCTAGGGGCCAGTTTTAACTCTCTAGACAAAAGGCAAAAACCCTCAAATGTCAACAGGGGCCAGGCAGGAAAAGtaagagtaaagaaaaataagaatatttttcacTTCCATAAAAAACAAAGGCAGGAGAAGACCCCGCTTTACTGGTTTGAGAGCCCGGGGACCTTTGTCAGCCTCCCTCCAAAAAAAGGCAAGTGAGGCAACTGACCCCCTGCTTCAGTGCAGAGAGGCCAACAGAGCATGGACACGCTGTGGGGAGGGTGGGCTTGCCAGCCCCATCTCAAGTGGCAGCCGCTCTTCAGCTCCAGCTGATTTTTGCCCTGTGGGAATGTGTGCCCGACATTCCCAGATCTTCCCATTTTTTTCAGAGAAGCCAAAAATTTGGGTTTTGATGGGAcaccttttgatttttaaatgctggcTCACAGTTTGTTAATGGGGTCAAATAAATCCCACGTGTAGGTCACTTGTGGATAATCTCTGCCGTAGACCTCACTCTGGTGTGAGGTGGGGTAGGAGTGTGACAGGAGCCATGGGGGATGGGAACAAGGACTGTGGTGGCATTCGGATCATGGTTGTCTCACAGCCTGGCAGAGCAGCTGGCCACAGTAAGTGCTGAATAATAAGTGGACACATTACAGGGGCCTCCGGGAAGAGCTGCTGCAGCATGTGGCTGCCTCGGCAGGCCCAGCCAAGGCCTTGGGGACCAAACCCACTAGGAGTCCTGACACTGGGATATGGTCAATAGCAGCCACATGTCCTCCTTTGCTTTCAACTACGAAGCCTCAGTGCTCAGTTTCAGCAaaagcctctctctctttcccaccATCTTTAACCTTTCCCTAGCAGAGGGGGCTCAAGTTACTCTGAACCATTCCAGAGGAGAGCCAGCCTCAGCTGTGCCAAAGGACTGCTTTCCCCGCAGGGGCCGGGCTAGCCAGCTGCTACTCACAGGCTGAGTACAGCTTGCATGGAGATGAAAAGAGCGGGCACATTGAAGGTCTCGAAGAAAACTTCGGCAGCTCGTTCCCGGTTTTTTCGTGGGTTTAAAGGCGCCTCAGTCAGGAGCACAGGATGCTGGTGAAAGGAGCCCGGGAGACAATGAGGCCAAGGCCAGATTTCCATCTTCATTAGTCTTAGGGGAGAAGACCCTGCCTTGCTGGTTTAAGAGCCCGGGGACTTCAGTCAGCCTCCCTCCAAAAA is from Pan paniscus chromosome 8, NHGRI_mPanPan1-v2.0_pri, whole genome shotgun sequence and encodes:
- the ACTR1A gene encoding alpha-centractin; this encodes MESYDVIANQPVVIDNGSGVIKAGFAGDQIPKYCFPNYVGRPKHVRVMAGALEGDIFIGPKAEEHRGLLSIRYPMEHGIVKDWNDMERIWQYVYSKDQLQTFSEEHPVLLTEAPLNPRKNRERAAEVFFETFNVPALFISMQAVLSLYATGRTTGVVLDSGDGVTHAVPIYEGFAMPHSIMRIDIAGRDVSRFLRLYLRKEGYDFHSSSEFEIVKAIKERACYLSINPQKDETLETEKAQYYLPDGSTIEIGPSRFRAPELLFRPDLIGEESEGIHEVLVFAIQKSDMDLRRTLFSNIVLSGGSTLFKGFGDRLLSEVKKLAPKDVKIRISAPQERLYSTWIGGSILASLDTFKKMWVSKKEYEEDGARSIHRKTF